The Oscillatoria salina IIICB1 genomic sequence CTCACGAAATTGCTCATATCTCCAGACGGCATTCAGTAGAACAACTGCGTCAACGGGCGTTGGCTGAAGGCGTACTTTCGGCGGCGGGACTCGAACAAAGTCGGGCGGTACAAATTGGGGTTGAACTGGCTTATAGTCGTCCTAACAGTCGTCAAGATGAGCTAGAAGCTGACCAAAGCGGACTAGAAATGTTGCGGCAAGCGGGTTATGCGCCTTCAGCTACGATCGCCTTTCTGGAAAAACTCCAAAGACAAGGTGGTTCTCCACCAGCTTTTTTGAGTACCCACCCAGCTACATCCGATCGCATTCGAGCTTTAGAAAGAGAAATTGACCCCGCTATGGCTAACCAAGGTGAAGGTTTAAATAATCAAGCTTATCAAGCTAAAATCCGTTCGCTTTTATAATCCTAGAAGTAAACGTCGAGGCAAAATTTTCTGGGGCTTGACTTTAGTTATTGCTTCTGAGAGAGGCATTTTCCGCGATCGCAACTGCTTGACATTGATTTGATAAACTACGCCGTTAGTGTAATCTAAACCCGTTAACCAACCGCTAGTTTGATGATAGGCTCCTGTATCAATGTCAAGCCAGCCTTCGCCTTGGGCGAGTTTTCCTGGGATTACACCTGGTAAGGTAAAGGTAATTGTATGTCCGGTAATAATCAGTTTGTCCGGAAAATAAGGTTTTTTACTACTGTGAAATTCATCTCTAATCCAACAAAATTGGTCGGAGGTTTGTTTTTCCAGAGGTAAATTGGGGTTTACACCCGCATGAACTAACCAGACATCTCCTAAATCGAGATAGATTGGTAGGTTTTTCATCCACTCGATATGTTCTTCAGGAATGCCTCTTTGACCATAACTTTTCATCGTACTGTTACCACCGCTATAAAGCCATGCTTGCAGCGTCGCATTACTAGGGTCTTCTTTAGCTAGGAGTAACATTTCTTCGTGGTTTCCCAAAAGACATTGGTATTTATTCTCAATGACAAAGGAGACGACTTGAGCGCTTTTCGGACCACGATCGATTAAGTCTCCTAAAAAATATACTCGATCGTTTTTACCGGGAGCGATCGCTTCCAGTAAGCTCATCAGAGCATCATAGTGACCATGTACGTCTCCAATAAAAATTTTGCGGTCGGTCATTGTTTCTTTACTCACACTTGGTTGCACCAAAAACTGGCTTGTTTCAGCTTTAGGGTTGCTAAAAAGCCTTTACTGCGGAAAAAGCCGATCTTATTCCCAGTATTACCGAATATTTTTCCATTCCAATGTTCATTTGATAGATTTATTGATTGTAAACAAGCTCGGTTGACTCAATTTCGGTTTTCTCGGAATTCATTTCTCGGAATTCAGGTGGCGAGCTAGGTAAAATTTTTGAGTTGGCTGGATCGGTATTTTCTAGCTAGAAACACTTTATAATGTTCATTTGAGTGGCTTTATTGCTTAGAAACAAGTTCAGTTGACTCAATTCCGGTTTGTGGGGAATTCAGGTGGCAAGCTAGGTAAAATCTTCGAGTTGTCTGGATCGATATTTTCTGGCTAAAAACATTTATGAAACAAGTAACTAAGATTAATGTTCTCAAAAAGTTTACCGGTATTGCTTGGGTGGAGCAGGCGATCGCTAATCTCGATCTGATTTTACTAGATCACTCGCACTGCGAGTTAAAAGCAGCTTCGACGGCACTCAATTTTATGTTTCGCTATCCTGCTCATACTCGTTTGGTGCGAGAATTGACTCGTTTGGCGCAGGAAGAACTGGAACATTACGAATTGGTTAATCAATGGCTCGAACGTCGGGGTATTCCTTTAGCTCCTTTGAATGCTCCTCCTTATGGTGCTACTCTTAAAGCCCAAATGCGTCGCCAAGAACCAGATCGTTTGCTTGATTCGCTTTTGATTGCTAGTTTAATTGAAGCTCGCTCTCACGAACGTCTCGGTTTACTTGCTGCTCATTGTCCCGATCCAGAGTTGGCTAAATTTTATCATGGTTTAATGGCATCAGAGGCTCGTCATTATGGCGTTTATTGGTTACTGGCGGATAGTTATTTTGACCGCGATGTGCTCGAAAAACGTTTGGATGAATTAGCGATCGTTGAAAGCGAAATCCTCGTTAATCTTTATCCTGAACCAAGAGTTCACAGTTAGTTTTTTTAGCTTGCCCTTAAGTTGCTTTGTGAAGAGCTTAATCTAAGCAAACATTTTTTTATCTTGTGACGCTTGCTCTTTTAAATAGCGATCTAGTGGTTCGACATCGCAACAAAAAGCCGCTCTATGACTTTTGTGTCGAGAACTAAGCGGCTCTATAGTATAATTAATTGAATCAGGTGACGGCACTTTAATCTATTAATAGTAATACCCTAAATCGATTGTGAAAGCCATTAATCTTTTTGGCTTTTGTTATTTGAAGTACAAAGAAGAGGATCGCAAAGCTTTTATTACTTAACAACTAAGATCGCTATCTACCCATCCGCTTTTTATAGCGTTGAGCAGAAGAACGCAGTTTTTCACTAGGAACTGGTGGATTAAGTAATGCTTCTGCAAAAAATTCTTGGTCTCGTCGGCTTAAATTAATAAGCTCTTTTTGTTCTGGAGTAATTCGGGCTTCCAAACGAGCGCTCTTTGCAATTTGTTGGGCAGATTTCTTAAAGTAAACCTTATTAGACATAGTCTAAATATACTCCCATCTATTGTATAACAATTGTAATACAAATAACAAACTGTGCAAGTTAGGGAATCAAAGTTGCGGAATTTAGACAAAAAATTTCTGAATCTCAATTAGGAGAAGAGGTGAGATAATCGCGATCGCCTTTTTTGGAGAAAGCTAAAAATGAATAAATATTATCAAGATTTTTTAATTAGAACTTGGCAAAAAGGGGATCGCGATGCAGCCGCAGCAGTTATCGCTGAGGTATTAGCTGAATATAATTTAAGTTGGGAACCATTAGGTGCAGATCGAGATGTATTAGCAGTAGAAGAAAGTTATTTTCAGCGTGATGGTGAATTTTGGGTAGTCGAACAAAATGGCAAAATTGTCGGGACTGGGGCATATTATCCGGTGAATCGGGGCAAAAATGGTGTAGAAATTCGTAAAATGTATTTACTACCGACAGTTAGAGGTAAAGGACTGGGTAGATATTTATTGCAAGAGTTGGAAGCGGCGATCGCTACTCGTGGCTACAAAGAAATTTGGTTGGAAACTGCTTCAGTGCTAAAAGAAGCT encodes the following:
- a CDS encoding metallophosphoesterase family protein produces the protein MTDRKIFIGDVHGHYDALMSLLEAIAPGKNDRVYFLGDLIDRGPKSAQVVSFVIENKYQCLLGNHEEMLLLAKEDPSNATLQAWLYSGGNSTMKSYGQRGIPEEHIEWMKNLPIYLDLGDVWLVHAGVNPNLPLEKQTSDQFCWIRDEFHSSKKPYFPDKLIITGHTITFTLPGVIPGKLAQGEGWLDIDTGAYHQTSGWLTGLDYTNGVVYQINVKQLRSRKMPLSEAITKVKPQKILPRRLLLGL
- a CDS encoding type II toxin-antitoxin system TacA family antitoxin: MSNKVYFKKSAQQIAKSARLEARITPEQKELINLSRRDQEFFAEALLNPPVPSEKLRSSAQRYKKRMGR
- a CDS encoding GNAT family N-acetyltransferase — protein: MNKYYQDFLIRTWQKGDRDAAAAVIAEVLAEYNLSWEPLGADRDVLAVEESYFQRDGEFWVVEQNGKIVGTGAYYPVNRGKNGVEIRKMYLLPTVRGKGLGRYLLQELEAAIATRGYKEIWLETASVLKEAVKLYESSGYQPATGVETKRCDRVYLKTLLNE
- the miaE gene encoding tRNA-(ms[2]io[6]A)-hydroxylase; translated protein: MKQVTKINVLKKFTGIAWVEQAIANLDLILLDHSHCELKAASTALNFMFRYPAHTRLVRELTRLAQEELEHYELVNQWLERRGIPLAPLNAPPYGATLKAQMRRQEPDRLLDSLLIASLIEARSHERLGLLAAHCPDPELAKFYHGLMASEARHYGVYWLLADSYFDRDVLEKRLDELAIVESEILVNLYPEPRVHS